From the genome of Rhodospirillaceae bacterium:
CAAAATCGTCCCGGTCAAGAGATTTTGGCGGCGTTTTAGCAAAGTACGGGTTATGGAGCAAAGCCAACAAGACATCCTGGTCAAGGGTGCCGCCACGGGCCAATCTGCCGCCTTCGTCCATGGGTCGGCCAATGGCCTCGCGCACCCAGTCATCAATCAGGGCATTGCCGGGACCGGTATCGAAGGCAAGAATTTCAGGATTTTCCGCACTGCCGCCTTGTCCAATCCAGGTGACATTGGCAACGCCGCCAACATTTAGTACGGCCAGCGGTTTTTCCAGCTCACTGGTCATGGCCAGATGATAGAGCGAAGCGAAGGGTGCACCCTGCCCGCCTTTGGCGACATCATTTAACCTGAAATCACCAACCACGTTGATTCCGGTTTTCGCCGCCAGCAATGCCGGGTCGCCAATCTGCACGGTTAGGCGCTGATCGGGCCGGTGCACGGTGGTGTGACCATGAAAGCCGATCAGGTCAATATCTTCAGGTGACAATCCATTATCATCAAGCAGCCGACCCACGACCTCCACATGACGCAAGGTCAGCTCGGTTGCGACATCGGCAACCCCCGGTGCGTCAGCATCCTGGCCCAGGCAATCGCGTAAGCGCTGGCGGAAATCAGGATCATAGGGCACGCTTGCCACGGCCCCGAATTGCAGCAGGCGTTCGCCGTCGCTTTCTATCACCGCCGCGTCAATACCATCGAGTGAGGTCCCGCTCATCAGGCCAAGGGCTGTCAGTGGTTGATGCTGTGTCATTTTTCCGTATCCTGCCTCCTCAGCACCGTTGTATGGTGCCCCGTCTTTCCAACAAGTTAAAGAAGCGACCAAAAAATGACCAGCCACCGTTCAGACTTTATCCGCAACGTCATCGAGCGCGGTTACATGCACCAGTGCACGGATCTTGACGCGCTCGACAAGCTGGCCGAGAGCAAGATCGTTTCCGCCTATATCGGCTTTGACTGCACGGCACCAAGCCTGCACGCCGGGAGTCTCGTTCAGATAATGATGCTGCGGCTGTTGCAACGCTGCGGCCACAAACCGATCGTCCTGATGGGCGGTGGCACGACAAAGGTCGGCGACCCTTCGGGCAAAGATGAAAGCCGCCAGCTTCTCGACGACGACGCCATCGCCGCCAACATGGCTAGTATCAAAGACGTGTTTGCCAAGTTTCTGACCTTCGGCCCTGATGGCGAAGAGGGGGGCCCCACCGACGCCATCATGGTCAATAACGACGACTGGCTAAAAGGCATTCAATATATTGATTTCCTGCGCGATTACGGTCGTCATTTTTCGGTCAACCGGATGCTCGGCTTTGAGTCCGTAAAAATCAGACTTGAGCGCGAACACAATCTGAGCTTCCTCGAATTCAACTACATGATTCTGCAGGCTTATGATTTCCTTGAACTGAGTCGCCGCCATGATTGCCTGTTGCAAATGGGTGGATCGGACCAGTGGGGTAATATTGTGGGCGGTGTCGATTTGGGACGCCGCCTCGACCAGCGCGAGATGTTCGGCCTGACAACGCCGCTTTTGACCACGTCCTCAGGCGCAAAGATGGGCAAGACTGCGGCGGGCGCCGTGTGGCTCAACGCCGACATGCTGAAGCCCTATGATTACTGGCAATACTGGCGCAACACCGAAGACGCCGATGTGGGTAAATTCCTGCGCCTGTTTACGGATCTGGAACTCGAAGAAATTGCCGAACTGGAAAGCCTGGAAGGCGCCGAACTTAACGAGGTCAAGAAAAGGCTGGCGACGGAAGTGACCGCCATGTGCCATGGCCAACAAGCCGCCGAAGAAGCCGCCGAAACGGCAAGACAGACCTTCGAGGAAGGCGCTCTGGGCGATGGCTTGCCCAGCACAGACGTTGCCAAGGCCGATCTGGAGGCCGGAATTGCCGTCTTTGAACTGTTCAAGATCGCCGGTCTGGCTTCCTCAAACGGCGAGGCCCGCAGATTGATCAAGGGCGGTGGAGCACGCCTAAATGACGAGAAAATCAGCGATGAAACCCTGATCGTTACCTTAGGCGACGCCAATGCTGACGGGATCATCAAGCTATCGGCAGGCAAAAAACGCCACGCCCTGATCAAACCGGTTTAATCCCTACCTGGACAACACAATGCCCGATATATAAGCCGGGGCCGGTGGGCGATTGCCTGCTGCGGCGACGCCGATAAAGACGACCTGGGTTTTGCCGGCATCGTCCTTTGGCCAGCTTCGGTGGTAGAGGTCATAAAGGTCAACGGTTTCCAGCCACCACGACCCGGCATTCTCCCGCCCTCCCCTGACGCTGTATCGTGGGGCGGCCCGGTTGTCAGATTCCGGGGGCGGTGACAAGGTTCCGCGTTGCAGCGCCGACTCACCCCAAGTCAGGGACAGCGCCCGGTCGTGGGCAGGCAGGTCACTACCCAACCAGCGCAACGGCTCACTACCGCGGCTTGGGCTTTCCGGGTCGCCGCCATAAAAACCGACAACCAGACGCACCGGGTGGTATCCGGTTGTTGAGGGCGGTTCGATATTCCATGACCAACTGAGAAACGGCGTTGCCAGCATCATCGCCTGGGTGCGCCTGACAACAACAAACGAATCCGAACCATTGGTGACCTTAAGGGACGGAACCCCCTGCATGTCCATGATTTGAAGCTGATTTTCATCAAGCTCGCCATCTTTTTCAATTGCCCAATCGCCAGGCAACTCTACGGGCGAAAATCCGGGAAATGGCCCTAGCACCTGCAATAATCCTTCAGGGGCGACACTCGCCTGGGGGACGATGGCGCAACCTGACGCCCAACTCAACAAAAGCAGAGACAGCACGACAGTTTTTAGGGGACCACTCATTACTGTTTCTGATTGTCCAGGGCATGAAGAATATCCTGGGCTTGCATCCAACCGATAGATCCTTGTTTCAGCAACCCGGCGGCGCGCTCGGCGTGAAATCTTGCGTCAGCTGGTTTATTGGTCAGCAATGCTGCCTCCCCAAGGGCCAGTGAACTTTCACCCCGTTTGCCCATTTTCCCATAGGCCGTACCCAGCAACCGCCAAGTGAAGGGGTCTGTGCTATCTGCGCCTGTGGCAATCAGAAGATTTGAAACGGCCCTTTCAAGTTGTTCCGGGTCACCAACTTCCAGTTGTACCTGACCCAGAGAACGCCGCAGCAAGGCGGAACCCGGGGCCAGAAACGCCGCTTTTTCATAGTAAGGGAGTGATTCGGAGATGCGGCCATTTTCAAACAGCATCTGACCTTTGAGTTCCTGAAAATAAGGATCGGCGGGTCGCTCTGCTATCAAACCATCAATCAGGGGGATCGCCCGTTCCAGGTCAGGTCGCCTGTAGTAGGCAATAGCCCGCGCATAACGCGCCTCAAGGCTTGGATCGTCCTCTTTATAGGTGCGCAGGGTTCGTGATACGGGATTAAGGAAAGCTTCAAGTTTGGCTTTCATACGACCATGGCGTTCCTCGAATCCCGGTGGCTCCGGCCTATCGGTATTGGGTGAGCGGAGGATAAAATTTTCGACCGCAACTTTACGTTCGCGGGTGAGCGGGTGAGAGCGGTAATAGGGATCCTGACGGGTCACACTCAACAATTCCTGATCACCAAGAATTTCAAAAAATTCCAGCATCCCGTTTGCCGACTGCTGTGTTGCATCAAGAAAGCGCATGGCCGCAGCATCAGCAGCGCTTTCCTGAGTGCGGCTGTATTGCAGGAAGTTCCGTGTCCCCATCTGTTGACCACCGGCGATGATCGCTGAACCGACATCACCGCGACCGCTCATGACCGCGACACCACCCAGCACCATCGCCAGAATACTGGCCGCTGAGCTCTTTTTCATGGCGTCACGGGTACGCGAAAGGTGACCACCGGCGATATG
Proteins encoded in this window:
- a CDS encoding anhydro-N-acetylmuramic acid kinase, encoding MTQHQPLTALGLMSGTSLDGIDAAVIESDGERLLQFGAVASVPYDPDFRQRLRDCLGQDADAPGVADVATELTLRHVEVVGRLLDDNGLSPEDIDLIGFHGHTTVHRPDQRLTVQIGDPALLAAKTGINVVGDFRLNDVAKGGQGAPFASLYHLAMTSELEKPLAVLNVGGVANVTWIGQGGSAENPEILAFDTGPGNALIDDWVREAIGRPMDEGGRLARGGTLDQDVLLALLHNPYFAKTPPKSLDRDDFADAIQSVSGLSAEDGAATLSAFSVAAIVHGQEHFPEPAKRWLVCGGGRLNGTLMELMTRSLGTPVDPIEAVDLNGDALEAQAFAFLAIRSFYGMPLSLPGTTGAPRPLNGGILYES
- a CDS encoding tyrosine--tRNA ligase codes for the protein MTSHRSDFIRNVIERGYMHQCTDLDALDKLAESKIVSAYIGFDCTAPSLHAGSLVQIMMLRLLQRCGHKPIVLMGGGTTKVGDPSGKDESRQLLDDDAIAANMASIKDVFAKFLTFGPDGEEGGPTDAIMVNNDDWLKGIQYIDFLRDYGRHFSVNRMLGFESVKIRLEREHNLSFLEFNYMILQAYDFLELSRRHDCLLQMGGSDQWGNIVGGVDLGRRLDQREMFGLTTPLLTTSSGAKMGKTAAGAVWLNADMLKPYDYWQYWRNTEDADVGKFLRLFTDLELEEIAELESLEGAELNEVKKRLATEVTAMCHGQQAAEEAAETARQTFEEGALGDGLPSTDVAKADLEAGIAVFELFKIAGLASSNGEARRLIKGGGARLNDEKISDETLIVTLGDANADGIIKLSAGKKRHALIKPV
- a CDS encoding M48 family metallopeptidase, with product MRPSITFRLLMLLLCLALTSFVPAKAEARKLSFVRDAEIENTIRVYATPLFQAAGLEPSAINIYLVNDKTLNAFVAGGQKLFLNTGLLIRSQNAGQVIGVIAHETGHIAGGHLSRTRDAMKKSSAASILAMVLGGVAVMSGRGDVGSAIIAGGQQMGTRNFLQYSRTQESAADAAAMRFLDATQQSANGMLEFFEILGDQELLSVTRQDPYYRSHPLTRERKVAVENFILRSPNTDRPEPPGFEERHGRMKAKLEAFLNPVSRTLRTYKEDDPSLEARYARAIAYYRRPDLERAIPLIDGLIAERPADPYFQELKGQMLFENGRISESLPYYEKAAFLAPGSALLRRSLGQVQLEVGDPEQLERAVSNLLIATGADSTDPFTWRLLGTAYGKMGKRGESSLALGEAALLTNKPADARFHAERAAGLLKQGSIGWMQAQDILHALDNQKQ
- a CDS encoding DUF3047 domain-containing protein, with the translated sequence MSGPLKTVVLSLLLLSWASGCAIVPQASVAPEGLLQVLGPFPGFSPVELPGDWAIEKDGELDENQLQIMDMQGVPSLKVTNGSDSFVVVRRTQAMMLATPFLSWSWNIEPPSTTGYHPVRLVVGFYGGDPESPSRGSEPLRWLGSDLPAHDRALSLTWGESALQRGTLSPPPESDNRAAPRYSVRGGRENAGSWWLETVDLYDLYHRSWPKDDAGKTQVVFIGVAAAGNRPPAPAYISGIVLSR